One Tunturibacter gelidoferens genomic region harbors:
- a CDS encoding zf-HC2 domain-containing protein: MTSPTCLKCQSSFSAYLDGDISGRQMHKIASHLESCAECEREFTAWRATQQVLASVGPAKAPADLALRLRLAISHEHSRRKSSWIDTVSLKWDNAVRPMLLQVSAGFAGTVALVGGIALLLGLFAAPEPVMANDEPLGAMTSPHYLYSSVNPHAIVTDHDGVIIVEASVNSEGKVYDYRIVSGPESPATQSQVVDQLLTSVFQPASVFGAPVRGRVVLTFSGISVRG; this comes from the coding sequence ATGACCTCCCCAACCTGTCTGAAGTGCCAGTCTTCTTTCTCGGCTTATCTCGACGGTGATATCAGTGGACGCCAGATGCATAAGATCGCGTCGCATCTGGAGAGCTGTGCCGAATGCGAGCGCGAGTTTACCGCGTGGCGTGCTACTCAGCAGGTCCTCGCAAGCGTAGGACCAGCGAAGGCCCCCGCAGATCTGGCGCTTCGGCTTCGGCTGGCCATCTCGCATGAGCACTCCAGGCGCAAATCGAGTTGGATCGATACAGTTAGCCTCAAGTGGGACAACGCCGTCCGTCCGATGCTTCTGCAGGTCTCTGCAGGTTTCGCAGGCACCGTCGCACTCGTCGGCGGCATCGCGCTTCTTCTCGGACTTTTCGCTGCGCCGGAGCCCGTCATGGCAAACGACGAACCCCTCGGCGCGATGACCTCTCCTCACTATCTCTACTCTTCAGTCAATCCGCACGCCATCGTCACCGATCACGACGGCGTCATCATTGTTGAGGCCAGCGTGAACTCAGAAGGTAAAGTCTACGACTACCGCATCGTCTCCGGACCTGAGAGTCCGGCGACCCAGAGCCAGGTGGTAGATCAGCTTTTGACCAGTGTCTTCCAGCCCGCCAGCGTCTTCGGCGCACCGGTGCGCGGACGCGTCGTGCTGACCTTCTCGGGCATCTCCGTCCGCGGCTAG
- a CDS encoding ferritin-like domain-containing protein → MPLKDVLLDELRDMYSAENQLVKALPKLAKGAKNAKLKELFTAHLEETKGQVERLKEVFGHLEEKPTGEHCNGMEGIVEEGKDALEKDEAGASFDCGLIGAALRTEHYEIAGYQATIAMAKTLGMQDVIDLLTENLNEELAAAAKITEAAQPILRQSSEEPEHKKKPKSAKEKYSAQKSREDEKEAAGGLKKRAS, encoded by the coding sequence ATGCCGCTTAAGGATGTTTTGCTGGATGAGTTGCGCGATATGTACAGCGCGGAGAATCAGTTGGTGAAGGCGCTTCCCAAGCTTGCCAAGGGTGCGAAGAATGCAAAGCTCAAGGAACTCTTTACTGCGCATCTGGAAGAGACCAAGGGTCAGGTTGAGCGTTTGAAGGAGGTCTTCGGGCATCTGGAAGAGAAGCCGACCGGAGAGCACTGCAATGGAATGGAAGGCATCGTTGAAGAAGGCAAGGATGCGCTGGAGAAGGACGAGGCAGGAGCCTCCTTCGATTGCGGTTTGATCGGCGCAGCGCTGCGGACGGAGCACTATGAGATCGCGGGTTACCAGGCGACGATTGCGATGGCCAAGACGCTGGGGATGCAGGATGTGATCGACTTGTTGACGGAGAATCTGAACGAGGAGCTGGCGGCGGCGGCAAAGATTACCGAGGCGGCACAGCCGATTCTGAGGCAGAGCTCTGAAGAGCCGGAGCATAAGAAGAAGCCCAAGTCTGCCAAGGAGAAGTATTCGGCACAGAAGAGCCGCGAAGATGAAAAAGAGGCAGCTGGAGGTTTGAAGAAGCGCGCTTCCTAG
- a CDS encoding DMT family transporter, which produces MNAGWIIPFIIIGGALQSCGAAMNGQLNKYVVNPWLASAVSFALITLFFLGASLIMPHPLPTREQLAQMPWWAVVGGLVGAVQVYAGLTLVNKVGAGPFVGFTVTAALVTSLLVDHFGWFRMQPHALNPGRIIGGLLLVGGIGLIAKF; this is translated from the coding sequence ATGAACGCCGGATGGATAATCCCCTTCATCATCATCGGAGGCGCGCTGCAGAGCTGTGGCGCTGCCATGAACGGTCAACTGAATAAGTACGTCGTCAACCCATGGCTTGCGTCCGCAGTCTCGTTCGCACTTATCACCTTGTTCTTCCTGGGCGCATCGCTCATCATGCCGCATCCGCTGCCAACCCGTGAACAGTTGGCTCAAATGCCGTGGTGGGCGGTTGTAGGAGGGCTTGTCGGCGCGGTCCAGGTGTATGCCGGACTGACTCTCGTCAACAAGGTTGGCGCGGGTCCGTTTGTCGGGTTTACCGTGACTGCCGCCTTGGTCACGTCCTTACTGGTTGACCACTTCGGGTGGTTCCGCATGCAGCCCCACGCCTTGAACCCTGGGCGGATCATCGGCGGTCTCCTTCTCGTTGGCGGGATAGGCCTCATTGCGAAATTCTGA
- a CDS encoding RNA polymerase sigma factor, with translation MQAGTIVGNLASAIGITTEDVALIADLKAGSEEAFAVLIAQYHQPLYSLIARSLNDPADAADITQEVFIKVFRSIRGFHGDASLRTWLYRIALHEASNQRRWWSRHKKQEITIDSSFEADPDAENSHLSLASTLADQSDSPFDHVAQAEVRERVEAALRQIPEAFRTVVILREIEGFAYEEIAEILNANLGTVKSRLTRGRAALRTILNADGAVAATNSASSIDSQTSNVEVAQ, from the coding sequence ATGCAGGCGGGCACGATAGTGGGCAATCTAGCCAGTGCGATAGGCATTACCACCGAAGACGTTGCTCTCATCGCTGACCTCAAGGCCGGCTCCGAGGAGGCGTTCGCTGTGCTGATCGCGCAGTACCATCAGCCGCTCTACTCTCTCATCGCACGCAGCCTCAACGATCCAGCCGACGCCGCAGACATCACGCAGGAAGTCTTCATCAAGGTATTTCGCAGCATCCGCGGCTTCCACGGCGATGCCAGTCTGCGAACCTGGCTCTATCGCATCGCGCTTCACGAGGCCTCTAATCAGAGGCGCTGGTGGTCACGCCACAAAAAGCAGGAGATTACAATCGACTCCTCCTTTGAGGCCGATCCCGATGCCGAAAACAGTCATCTTAGCCTCGCCTCTACGCTTGCCGATCAGTCCGATTCTCCCTTCGACCACGTCGCCCAAGCCGAAGTTCGCGAGCGCGTCGAAGCTGCCCTTCGCCAAATTCCAGAGGCTTTTCGCACTGTAGTGATCCTGCGAGAGATCGAAGGTTTCGCTTACGAAGAGATCGCCGAGATCCTCAACGCCAACCTTGGCACCGTGAAGTCGCGACTCACCCGCGGCCGCGCCGCCCTTCGCACCATCTTGAACGCCGACGGCGCCGTCGCTGCAACCAATTCTGCGTCTTCCATAGACTCTCAGACATCCAACGTCGAGGTGGCCCAATGA
- a CDS encoding tetratricopeptide repeat protein produces the protein MSLPAKPSSFRHPAFLLVCLASSLLLTPLSVRAQSSSSSSSSESPPDATISKEAPAKSAPRIAQPEAGGSAITLETSEPLFDLAVALNVCGYDDGLANSAPVRLKIRDDINAQIAPSADTRTSRDALCAYVREHTLVDASLNLAQYISLALYLSPPPSLSPIVGETELPPDSTQVVNILPLLRTFAESVNLHAIWIEHRAEYEDLLKRVHDPLTRTILSTNIYLHLPVSSYDGRRFLVLLEPMLSPSVTNARIYSNDYIVVTSPAAEPLGAVHMDDIRHSYLHYEIEPLVYSRASAMERLQPLLKAVQDAPLDYTYKTEIVPLITECLIKAVEDRTMDVGIPKPAKPTAVKQRAEIEQYNADLSAYEREAEATRRKAVDLAMRQGWVLTEYFYNQVGQMEKESVSLKEYMGEMVYGMDVDRERHHAQQIAFLPSGSRDVLRRAPQQLTGLQLAEEKIFKGDLAGASDIANKVLADPKGDHAQAHYVLARVNLMQRQPGAAFADFQEVLDSSKDPRTLAWSHIYLGRLYDVKDDRRKAVAEYQAALTVRDAQPDTKAAAEKGIKEPFVAPKVAHQQEEDDDAPLDPSGKAEKDAYRPPPPH, from the coding sequence GTGTCCCTTCCAGCAAAACCGTCTTCCTTTCGTCATCCCGCGTTCCTCCTCGTCTGCCTCGCGTCTTCCTTGCTCCTGACCCCTCTCAGCGTCAGGGCGCAATCGAGTTCTTCCAGCAGCAGTTCAGAGAGCCCTCCCGATGCGACCATCTCGAAAGAGGCGCCCGCCAAATCTGCGCCCCGCATCGCTCAACCGGAAGCTGGTGGCTCTGCCATTACTCTCGAAACCAGTGAGCCTCTCTTCGATCTCGCTGTTGCGCTAAACGTCTGCGGATATGACGACGGCCTCGCCAACTCCGCCCCGGTGCGCCTCAAGATTCGCGATGACATTAACGCGCAAATTGCCCCCTCCGCCGACACCCGCACCAGCAGAGACGCGCTCTGCGCCTACGTCCGTGAGCACACCCTCGTTGATGCCAGCCTCAACCTTGCCCAATACATCTCGCTGGCTCTCTACCTGTCGCCTCCGCCCAGCCTCTCCCCCATCGTCGGCGAGACGGAATTGCCGCCCGACTCCACCCAGGTCGTCAACATCCTTCCTCTGCTAAGAACATTCGCTGAGAGTGTAAATCTCCACGCCATCTGGATTGAACATCGCGCTGAGTATGAAGACCTCCTCAAGCGTGTCCACGACCCACTCACACGCACCATTCTCAGCACCAACATCTACCTCCATCTCCCGGTCAGCAGCTACGATGGACGCCGCTTCCTCGTTCTGCTCGAGCCCATGCTGTCTCCCTCCGTCACCAACGCACGCATCTACTCGAACGACTACATCGTCGTAACCTCGCCGGCGGCCGAACCTCTCGGCGCAGTCCACATGGACGACATCCGCCATAGCTATCTCCACTACGAGATCGAGCCTCTGGTCTACTCTCGCGCCTCCGCGATGGAACGCCTCCAGCCTCTGCTCAAAGCTGTTCAGGATGCGCCGCTCGACTACACCTACAAAACTGAGATCGTGCCTCTCATCACGGAGTGCCTCATCAAAGCCGTCGAAGACAGGACGATGGACGTAGGGATCCCCAAACCAGCCAAGCCGACTGCCGTAAAGCAGCGCGCCGAGATCGAGCAGTACAACGCCGACCTGAGCGCCTACGAGCGTGAAGCCGAAGCCACCCGCCGCAAGGCAGTCGATCTCGCCATGCGACAGGGCTGGGTGCTCACCGAATACTTCTACAATCAGGTCGGCCAGATGGAGAAAGAATCCGTCAGCCTCAAAGAGTATATGGGCGAGATGGTCTACGGCATGGACGTCGACCGCGAGCGCCATCATGCCCAGCAGATCGCCTTCCTGCCCTCCGGCAGCCGCGACGTCCTCCGTCGCGCCCCGCAGCAACTTACCGGTCTGCAACTTGCCGAAGAGAAGATCTTCAAGGGTGATCTCGCCGGCGCGTCCGACATCGCCAACAAAGTTCTCGCCGACCCCAAAGGCGACCACGCCCAGGCCCACTACGTCCTCGCTCGCGTCAACCTCATGCAGCGCCAGCCAGGAGCCGCCTTCGCCGACTTTCAGGAGGTGCTCGACTCCTCGAAGGATCCACGCACCCTCGCCTGGTCGCACATCTACTTAGGCCGCCTCTATGACGTAAAGGACGATCGCAGGAAGGCCGTCGCCGAGTACCAGGCCGCTCTCACCGTCCGCGACGCCCAGCCCGACACCAAGGCAGCCGCTGAAAAGGGAATCAAGGAGCCCTTCGTTGCACCAAAAGTCGCCCATCAACAGGAAGAAGATGACGACGCCCCACTGGACCCCAGCGGAAAAGCCGAGAAAGACGCCTACCGTCCCCCGCCGCCCCACTAG
- a CDS encoding GNAT family N-acetyltransferase, with product MENWKSARPPQTITLDGQWSRLEPLTAAQHGHSIWLAVNGHDSVWTWLSDGPYAREEDCLQALRAKENDNASRFFAILPKQPSGTTGTAAGYASLMRIDPPNGVIEVGNIMFSPQLQRTRAATEGIYLMSRYVFEELGFRRYEWKCNALNLPSRRAAERFGFTFEGIFRQHMVIKGRSRDSAWYSMLDSEWPDRKLTFERWLDPANFDTEGNQIQSLTSLANTSK from the coding sequence TTGGAAAACTGGAAGTCGGCACGCCCGCCTCAAACCATCACCTTGGATGGTCAATGGTCCCGACTCGAACCACTCACTGCAGCACAACACGGACACTCGATCTGGTTGGCTGTAAACGGCCACGATTCCGTATGGACGTGGCTCAGCGACGGTCCTTACGCGCGCGAAGAGGACTGCCTTCAGGCTCTGCGTGCCAAAGAGAACGACAACGCTTCCCGGTTCTTCGCTATCCTCCCAAAACAACCTTCGGGGACAACCGGTACTGCCGCCGGATACGCCAGCCTGATGCGGATCGACCCACCCAACGGCGTCATCGAAGTCGGCAACATAATGTTCTCTCCCCAGTTGCAGCGAACGCGTGCCGCCACCGAAGGAATTTATCTCATGTCGCGATATGTCTTCGAGGAACTGGGCTTTCGACGCTACGAGTGGAAGTGCAATGCGCTTAATCTGCCTTCGCGGCGAGCAGCCGAGCGGTTCGGCTTCACCTTCGAGGGTATCTTTCGCCAACACATGGTAATCAAAGGACGCAGCCGCGACTCAGCTTGGTACTCCATGCTCGATAGCGAATGGCCTGACCGCAAGCTTACTTTTGAGCGCTGGCTCGATCCCGCCAACTTCGACACAGAGGGGAACCAGATCCAATCGTTGACCTCCTTGGCGAACACCAGCAAATAA
- the lepB gene encoding signal peptidase I, whose amino-acid sequence MTQPAAVSTNPAAQSPSPSNIPPTRPPAPHSSPAQRRHHAHHDRPSVFTALQSLLHLIVIAIFIITFCVQPFRIPSESMESTLLVGDFLLVDKQAAAPDGAGTILPAAAIHRGDIIVFHDPVDATLHLIKRVIGLPGDHLRLRQGRVYINGRALTEPYAVYRPSPPDSFRDNFPRLQSADPEIDSHWWIRMRSLIENNELIIPTGNYFVLGDNRNDSEDSRYWGFVPREAIVGKPLVIYFSLQPQVSDDADSSGSIAQSATANPSRRRVSKIDSVVDFARWGRTFKIVR is encoded by the coding sequence ATGACCCAACCCGCCGCCGTCTCCACCAATCCTGCCGCCCAAAGTCCCTCCCCATCCAACATCCCACCGACGCGTCCGCCGGCCCCGCACTCATCCCCAGCGCAGCGACGCCACCACGCGCATCACGACAGACCCAGCGTCTTCACCGCACTCCAATCCCTTCTGCACCTCATCGTCATCGCCATCTTCATCATCACCTTCTGCGTGCAGCCCTTCCGCATCCCCTCCGAATCCATGGAGTCCACGCTTCTCGTCGGCGACTTCCTCCTCGTCGACAAGCAGGCCGCAGCCCCCGACGGTGCCGGTACCATTCTTCCCGCAGCCGCCATTCACCGTGGCGATATCATCGTCTTCCACGACCCCGTCGACGCCACCCTCCACCTCATCAAGCGTGTCATCGGCCTCCCCGGCGACCACCTCCGCCTTCGCCAGGGCCGCGTCTACATCAACGGCCGCGCGCTCACCGAACCCTACGCCGTCTACCGCCCCAGCCCACCCGACAGCTTCCGCGACAACTTCCCCCGCCTCCAGAGCGCCGACCCCGAGATCGACTCCCACTGGTGGATCCGCATGCGCTCCCTCATCGAGAACAACGAGCTCATCATTCCGACGGGCAACTACTTCGTCCTCGGCGACAACCGCAACGACAGCGAAGACAGCCGCTACTGGGGCTTCGTCCCTCGCGAAGCCATCGTCGGCAAACCCCTCGTCATCTACTTTTCGCTGCAACCCCAGGTCTCCGACGACGCCGACTCAAGCGGCAGCATAGCCCAGTCCGCCACCGCTAATCCCAGCCGCCGACGCGTCAGCAAAATCGACTCCGTAGTCGACTTCGCCCGCTGGGGCCGCACCTTCAAAATCGTCCGCTAG
- the rnc gene encoding ribonuclease III, translated as MTTRHRKPGRSQSNDAPTALFEHIFQRPDLLIWALTHRSLAYETNPETLPDPAADNEQLEFVGDAVLGLAVAEALFRRFPASREGELTRLRASLVSRRHLGEVAARIDLGSLLRLGRGEEQSGGRKKPALLANALEAVIAALYLDGGLDAARAFIEKHIIEPALPDLHLALAGSKTFSGAIGDHKSALQEHLQATGAGQPHYVLTDQSGPDHQKRFRVEVRIDDKSGGSRALAESEGSTKKQAQQAAARLAFERLVAEARMVAETSSLDVTAEVVE; from the coding sequence ATGACGACGCGCCACAGAAAGCCCGGACGATCGCAGTCGAACGACGCCCCCACGGCTCTGTTCGAACACATCTTCCAGCGTCCCGATCTCCTCATCTGGGCCCTCACCCACCGTTCGCTCGCCTACGAGACCAACCCCGAAACCCTTCCCGATCCAGCCGCAGACAACGAGCAGCTCGAGTTCGTCGGCGACGCAGTCCTTGGTCTCGCCGTAGCAGAGGCTCTCTTCCGCCGTTTCCCCGCCTCCCGCGAGGGCGAACTCACCCGCCTCCGCGCCTCTCTCGTCAGCCGCCGCCACCTCGGCGAGGTAGCCGCTCGCATCGACCTCGGCTCGCTCCTCCGTCTCGGTCGCGGCGAAGAACAGAGTGGCGGCCGCAAAAAGCCCGCGCTCCTGGCCAACGCCCTCGAAGCCGTCATCGCAGCCCTCTACCTCGACGGTGGCCTCGACGCCGCACGCGCCTTCATCGAAAAGCACATCATCGAGCCCGCTCTCCCCGACCTTCACCTCGCCCTCGCAGGCAGCAAAACCTTCAGCGGCGCCATCGGCGACCACAAATCCGCCCTCCAGGAGCACCTCCAGGCTACCGGAGCCGGCCAGCCTCACTACGTCCTCACCGACCAGAGCGGACCCGACCACCAAAAGCGCTTCCGCGTCGAAGTCCGCATCGATGACAAATCCGGCGGCTCCCGCGCCCTCGCTGAATCCGAAGGCTCCACCAAAAAACAGGCCCAGCAAGCCGCGGCCCGCCTCGCATTCGAGCGCCTCGTCGCCGAAGCCCGCATGGTGGCCGAGACCTCCTCCCTCGACGTAACCGCGGAGGTGGTCGAATGA
- a CDS encoding trypsin-like peptidase domain-containing protein, translating into MKLAIPFLSALLCISASLSVLGQKSPETTGNSADGSAILREYDQAIDEVAERAMHSVVQIEVTGFGKPESSDDDQDPAALQRQRVIGSGVIVDPDGYIVTNNHVVAGALRIRVIVAPTTVELVTWHTQLANPQRVYEAKLIGTNRYADLAVIKIEAHDLPAIALPEQFHVRLGQTVIAIGSPQGLDHTITKGIISAVGRQPELDRPMVYVQTDAPINPGNSGGPLIDRDGNLIGINTFIYSTGGGSEGLGFAVPEPVVRFVYNELKAHGFVPSVSIGAHAQAITPDLAGGLKLTQDHGVIFSDVDTTGPAAAAGLRPGDIVQTIDGVPIDSFPKYTAYLYVHKRGAPLHMEILRGGKPVKLSVNAVDSLPIVDSLSDLTNPKKDLIPALGVFVVDLNDFIAAALPGLRSKRGVVVAGVLTGEPSTLANLEVGDVVRAINGRPLNTSDELRQQLANFKPGDSVALEVERQSVLQYVAFEVE; encoded by the coding sequence ATGAAACTCGCGATCCCTTTTCTCTCTGCACTTTTATGCATCTCCGCATCGTTGTCCGTACTTGGTCAGAAGAGCCCAGAGACGACCGGCAACTCCGCCGACGGATCGGCGATTTTGCGGGAGTACGACCAGGCGATCGATGAGGTTGCGGAACGCGCGATGCACTCCGTTGTGCAGATAGAGGTTACCGGCTTCGGAAAACCGGAGAGCAGCGACGACGACCAGGACCCGGCGGCTCTGCAACGACAGCGTGTTATCGGGTCAGGGGTTATCGTCGATCCGGACGGGTATATTGTCACCAACAATCATGTAGTCGCTGGTGCACTTCGCATTCGTGTGATCGTTGCGCCGACGACGGTGGAGTTAGTGACGTGGCACACTCAACTGGCGAATCCGCAGCGTGTGTACGAAGCGAAGTTAATCGGCACGAATCGATATGCTGATCTGGCAGTCATCAAGATCGAGGCCCACGACCTTCCTGCGATTGCACTGCCGGAGCAGTTTCATGTTCGTCTGGGCCAGACAGTCATTGCGATTGGATCGCCGCAGGGGCTGGACCACACGATCACGAAGGGGATCATCAGCGCAGTGGGCAGACAGCCTGAGTTGGATCGCCCCATGGTTTATGTGCAGACCGATGCACCCATCAATCCGGGCAATAGCGGCGGCCCACTGATCGATCGCGACGGCAATTTGATTGGAATCAACACCTTTATCTATAGCACTGGAGGCGGAAGCGAAGGTCTGGGATTTGCCGTTCCTGAACCTGTCGTTCGTTTCGTTTATAACGAATTGAAAGCCCACGGATTTGTGCCTTCCGTTTCCATCGGAGCGCATGCACAGGCGATTACTCCAGATCTTGCCGGGGGCCTGAAGTTAACTCAGGATCATGGTGTGATCTTCTCTGATGTCGATACGACTGGCCCGGCCGCAGCGGCGGGGTTGCGCCCGGGGGACATTGTGCAGACGATAGATGGCGTTCCGATTGACTCTTTTCCGAAGTACACGGCCTATTTGTATGTGCATAAGCGCGGAGCGCCACTCCACATGGAGATCCTGCGCGGTGGCAAACCGGTCAAACTTTCTGTGAATGCTGTCGATTCGCTTCCTATCGTGGATAGCTTGTCGGATCTCACAAATCCGAAGAAGGATCTGATTCCGGCTCTAGGAGTCTTTGTGGTCGATCTCAATGATTTTATCGCCGCTGCGTTGCCTGGGTTGCGCTCCAAGCGGGGAGTCGTGGTGGCCGGCGTTCTGACGGGAGAGCCGTCTACTCTTGCGAATCTGGAGGTGGGAGACGTAGTTCGGGCGATCAATGGGAGACCGCTCAATACCTCCGACGAGTTGCGGCAGCAGCTTGCGAACTTCAAACCAGGTGATTCAGTAGCGTTGGAGGTAGAACGCCAGTCGGTTTTGCAGTATGTGGCTTTTGAAGTTGAGTAG
- a CDS encoding arsenic transporter: MIAHILLPSIVGLSILLMLIRPRGIPEVWWIGGGALLLVALRLVPLALAGKAVAEGSDVYLFLIGMMLLSELAREQGVFDWVASVAVRSAKGSCSRLFALVYGVGTLVTIFMSNDATAVVLTPAILTAVRKSKVEPLPYLFVCALIANAASFVLPISNPANLVVFHKGMPPLGQWLTSFAVPSVLSIVATFLVMRFLFRDELCKSIDAEVEDTPLNRNGKLVLGGLVVMIAVLLAASAMKKDLGLPTCLAALVITAVVSIKAKQNPWKLGKEISWSTLLLVAGLFIMVDAVESQGALQLTQSWLAWAQRLAPASGALVVGFVVGVGNNVINNLPLGLIAGGTIQAAHIKGLIANAVLIGVDLGPNLSVTGSLATILWLLALRKENLDVSFWKFLRVGAIAMPVALLAALGGAIAMNAFTGK; the protein is encoded by the coding sequence ATGATCGCGCACATACTGCTCCCCTCCATCGTTGGTTTGTCTATTCTCCTCATGCTCATTCGACCTCGCGGCATCCCTGAGGTCTGGTGGATTGGGGGAGGGGCCTTGCTGCTCGTCGCACTCCGCCTCGTGCCACTTGCGCTGGCCGGCAAAGCTGTTGCCGAGGGCAGCGACGTTTACCTCTTCCTGATCGGAATGATGCTCCTCTCAGAGTTAGCGCGGGAGCAGGGTGTCTTCGACTGGGTAGCTTCAGTAGCCGTTCGAAGCGCGAAGGGATCATGTTCACGACTGTTCGCCCTGGTATACGGTGTGGGAACGCTCGTCACCATCTTCATGTCGAATGACGCTACAGCCGTTGTGCTGACTCCGGCGATCCTCACGGCAGTTCGCAAGTCGAAGGTGGAGCCACTCCCTTACCTCTTCGTTTGTGCCTTGATCGCGAATGCCGCCTCCTTCGTCCTCCCAATCTCCAACCCGGCCAATCTCGTCGTGTTCCATAAGGGTATGCCGCCTCTGGGTCAATGGCTGACGTCGTTCGCAGTCCCCTCCGTCCTTTCGATCGTCGCAACGTTTCTCGTCATGCGCTTCCTCTTCCGCGATGAGCTTTGCAAGTCGATTGACGCAGAGGTCGAAGACACTCCTTTGAATAGAAACGGCAAGTTGGTCCTGGGAGGCCTGGTCGTCATGATCGCCGTCTTGCTCGCCGCGTCTGCGATGAAAAAGGATCTCGGACTTCCGACATGCCTCGCAGCTCTCGTCATCACGGCCGTCGTTTCGATCAAGGCTAAGCAGAACCCTTGGAAGCTCGGAAAGGAGATTAGTTGGAGCACTCTCCTACTCGTCGCGGGCCTCTTCATCATGGTCGATGCCGTCGAGAGCCAGGGCGCACTTCAGCTGACGCAGTCGTGGTTAGCCTGGGCACAGCGCCTGGCGCCTGCCTCGGGGGCGCTAGTGGTCGGCTTCGTTGTCGGTGTTGGCAACAACGTCATCAACAATCTTCCCTTGGGGCTCATCGCTGGCGGAACTATACAGGCCGCTCACATAAAGGGACTCATCGCTAATGCTGTACTCATCGGCGTCGACCTGGGGCCGAACCTCTCCGTGACGGGATCGCTTGCAACCATTCTTTGGCTGCTGGCCCTCCGGAAGGAAAATCTGGACGTAAGTTTCTGGAAGTTTCTACGAGTTGGAGCGATTGCCATGCCGGTCGCGTTATTAGCTGCCCTTGGCGGCGCAATCGCCATGAACGCCTTCACCGGAAAGTGA
- a CDS encoding nuclear transport factor 2 family protein, whose protein sequence is MQTDRELLASAYEHFNIREIDSVLNLMHPDVDWPNALEGGRVRGHSAVRDYWTRQWAMLDPHVEPTGFALNPDGRTIVQVHQVVRDLTGKVLSDRIVEHVYLVQDGLIRSMEIRETPLS, encoded by the coding sequence ATGCAAACTGATCGCGAACTGCTCGCCTCTGCCTACGAACACTTCAATATCCGCGAGATAGACTCCGTACTTAACCTCATGCACCCCGACGTGGACTGGCCCAATGCGTTGGAGGGTGGTCGTGTCCGCGGCCATAGCGCTGTGCGCGACTATTGGACCCGTCAGTGGGCCATGCTCGACCCTCATGTCGAACCCACGGGCTTTGCCTTGAACCCAGACGGCCGCACCATCGTTCAAGTTCATCAAGTAGTGCGCGATCTGACTGGCAAGGTTCTCTCAGATCGAATCGTGGAACACGTCTATCTTGTGCAGGATGGCCTTATTCGCAGTATGGAGATTCGCGAAACTCCGCTCTCCTGA